The stretch of DNA CGCCCAGCCCTTCGAGGCCGGTGGCGATGAAATAGCCCTGCACCATCGTCAGTGCGACGGTCAGGTAGCGGGTGTACTGGTTGAGCTTCTTGCGCCCGACCTCGCCCTCTTTCTTCAGCTGCTTCCACGGCTCGTGGAGCGCCGCGCCCAGCTGCACCACGATCGAAGCCGTGATGTAGGGCATGATGCCAAGCGCGATGATGCTCATCCGCTCGAGGCTGCCGCCCGAAAAGGCGTTGAAGAAATCGAGGACGCCGCCGCGCTGCGTATCGAACAGCGCGCTCATCGCACGCGGATCGATACCGGGGATGGGAACGAAGGACAGGAAACGGAAGACGATCAGCACGCCGAGCGTGAACCACAGACGCTTCTTGAGGTCGGTGGCCTTGCGGAAGCTGCCGAAATTCACTCCGGCGGCCATTTGTTCGGCGGACGTCGCCATAGGTCTCGTTTCCCTTCGCTCGTCCCGCCCCCCGGCGGGATCGGCCCTATATAGGACCCCTTCCCGTCATTGCGAGCGTCGCGAAGCAATCCGGACCCACGGAGGGGATTGCCGCGCCGCCTCGCTGCTCGCAATGACGCGGATAGGTGAGGTTTTAGTCTTCCGACTTCTCGTCGGTCTTGGCGGGCGCGGTCACTTCGACCTTGCCGCCGGCCTTCTCGACCGCATCGATGGCACCCTTGGAAGCGCCCGCGACCTTGAAATTGGCCTTCGCCGTGATCTCGCCCTTGCCGAGCAGACGCACGCCGTGCTTGCCGCCACGGGTCAGGCCGATCGCGTTGAGCGCGTCCTGGTCGATGACCTTCTTGGCGTCGAGCTTCTTCTCGTCGATCGCCTTCTGGACCTGGCCGACGTTGACGATGGCATAATCCTTGCCGAACGGATTGTTGAACCCGCGCTTCGGCAGCCGCATGTGAAGCGGCATCTGGCCGCCCTCGAAGCCGTTGACGGCGACGCCCGAACGGCTCTTCTGGCCCTTCTGGCCGCGACCGGCGGTCTTGCCCTTGCCCGAACCGATGCCGCGTCCGACGCGCATCCGGCCCTTGCGGGCGCCTTCATTGTCCTTGAGGTCGTTGATCTTGATCGTCATGTCTGCACTCGCTTTCGCTGTTGTTCGCGCTGGAAAGAATGGGTCCGGCGCGTGGCCGGACCCGGGAAATCATCGCTGAAGCCCTAGGCTTCCTCGACGCTCAGAAGGTGCCGGACCTTCTTCACCTGGCCGAGGACTTCGGGGGTCGCCTTCACCTCGATGGTGCGATGCATCTTGTTGAGGCCGAGCCCCACGAGCGTCGCGCGCTGCGCCTTGTCCTTGCGGATCGGCGAACCCGTCTGGGTGATCTTCAGCGTCTTGCTGTCGTCTTTCTTGGCCATCGTTCTACTCCGTCACCGCGTCGGCGGTGGCTTCGGCTTCCGCCTTGTCCATCCCGCCACGGCCCAGCAGGTCCGCGACCTTCTTGCCGCGACGCTGCGCGACCGAGCGCGGGCTCGTCTGGTCCTTGAGCGCCTCGAAGGTCGCACGGATCATGTTGAAGGGGTTGGCGGTGCCGTTCGACTTGGTCACGACGTCCGCGACGCCGAGGCTCTCGAACACGGCACGCATCGGACCGCCGGCGATGATGCCGGTGCCGGGAGGCGCGGAGCGAACCACGACCTTGCCCGCGCCAAAGTGGCCCTTGCCATCATGATGCAGCGTGCGACCGTCCTTCAGCGGCACGCGGACCATGGCCTTCTTGGCCGCCGCGGTCGCCTTGTTGATGGCTTCCGGCACTTCGCGGGCCTTGCCCGACCCGAAACCGGCCTTGCCGTTGCCGTCGCCGACCACGACCAAAGCGGCGAAACCGAAGCGCTTACCGCCCTTCACCGTCTTCGACACGCGGTTGATGTGGACCAGCTTCTCGATCAGCTCCTCGCCGTCGTCGTCCTGCCCGCGTCCACGGCCGCCGCGATTGTCGCGACCGCCACGGCCACGTCCGCCACCGCCGCCACGATTGTCGCGACCGCGCGGTGCGTTGGAACGGCCGCCCTTGCGGGCCTGTTCCTCGGCCTTTTCACCGGCATTCTTCAGATTGGCTTCGGCCTGCGCAGCCGCAACCTCGGGGGTCTCGGCGACACCGGGAGCCTGCTCGCCATGCGCGGTATCGTCGGCCTTGGCTTCCTCGGCCTTGGCGTCGGCCTTCGCGTCCGCCTTGGCTTCGGTCTTGGTCTCTTCGGCCTTCGTTTCGGTCGCCTTGGTCTCCTCGACCGTGGCGTCGTCGTTTTTCTTTTCGTCAGCCATACTTAAAACTCCAGCCCTTCTTCGCGGGCGGCATCGGCCAGCGCCTTGACGCGGCCATGGAACAGGAACCCGCCGCGGTCGAACACGACCTTGTCGACGCCGGCCTTCTTGGCCTTCGCGGCGACGGCCTTGCCGACGGTGGCGGCGGCCTCGACGTTGGCGCCCGACTTGGCCTTGACGTCCTTGTCGAGGCTCGATGCGCTCGCGATCGTCGTGCCCGCGGCATCGTCGATGACCTGCGCGTAGATATGTTTGCCCGAGCGGTGAACGCTGAGGCGCGGACGGCCCGAGGCGCGCGCCTTGAGTGCCGAGCGAACCCGGCGGCGGCGGCGGTCGAAGAGGGAAAGTTTCGCCATCTTACTTCTTCTTGCCTTCCTTGCGGAAAATATATTCGCCCTGGTACTTGATGCCCTTGCCCTTGTACGGCTCGGGCTTGCGCCACTGGCGGATTTCCGCCGCGAAGTGGCCGACCTTCTGCTTGTCGATACCCGATACCTGGACGGTGGTCGCATCGGGCGTCGCGACCGAAATGCCTTCCGGCACATCCAGATCGACGTCGTGCGAGTAGCCGAGCTGAAGCTTGAGCTTCTTGCCCTGCGCCTGCGCACGGTAACCGACGCCGTTGATCTCGAGCGTCTTGGAATAACCTTCGGTCACCCCGTCGACGAGGTTCTGGAGCAGCGTGCGCTGCATTCCCCAGACCTGGCGGCTACGCTGCGACATGTTGTGCGGAACGACGCTGATCTCGCCGTCCGAAATGTCGAACTTCACGAGGTCGTCCATCATTTCCATCGCGAGCTCGCCCTTGGGACCCTTGACCGAGAGCGTCTGCCCTTCGGTCTTCGCGGTCACGCCATCGGGGAGCGCAACGGGTTTCTTGCCGATGCGGCTCATTAGAACACCTCCGCCAGCACTTCGCCGCCGACATTGTTCTCGCGTGCTTCGGCGTCCGACAGGACACCGCGCGGGGTCGACACGATGGTGATGCCGAGACCATTGCGGACGCGCGGCAGATCGCTCGCACCCGAATAGACCCGACGACCGGGCTTCGACACGCGCGCCAGATGCTGGATCGCGGGCTGCCCTTCGAAATATTTCAGTTCGATCCGCAGGCCGTCCTTGCCCGCCAACTCTTCTTCCGAATAGCCGCGGATGAACCCTTCGCGCTGCAGCACGTCGAGGACGTTCGCGCGAAGCTTGGACCGCGGCGACAGGATCGAATCCTTGCGCGCCTGCTGGCCGTTGCGAATACGGGTGAGCATATCACCCAGGGGATCGGTCATTGCCATGCCAGTACTCCTTACCAGCTCGACTTGGTGAGGCCGGGGATGAGGCCCTTGTTGCCCAGTTCGCGCAGCATGATGCGCGACAGGCGGAACTTGCGATAATAACCGCGGCTACGGCCGGTCAGCTCGCAGCGGTTGCGGATACGGGTCGGGTTCGCGTTGCGCGGCAGCTCGGCCATCTTCAGACGCGCGATGAGACGTTCGGTCTCGTCGAGCGACTTGTCGTTCGCCTGCGCCTTCAGCTTCGCATACTTGTCCGCATATTTCTTCGCGAGCGCCTTGCGCTTCTCGTTCTTGTTCACGGAACTCAGTTTCGCCATGACTTAAGTTCTCTCTTTCCTTGCTTGAGGATCCGAGAGACTGCGTATGTTACGCAGCCTCGGCTTCCTGCTTCGCTTCCGCGGGGAACGGGAAGTTGAAGAGGCGCAGCAGTTCGCGCGCTTCCTCGTCGCTCTTCGCGGTGGTGGTGACGATGACGTCCATGCCCCGGACCGTATCGACGCTGTCGTACGAGATTTCCGGGAAGACGATCTGCTCTTTCAGACCCATCGCATAGTTGCCGCGACCGTCGAACGACTTCGGGTTCAGGCCCCGGAAATCGCGAACGCGCGGCAGCGCGATGGTGACCAGGCGGTCGAGGAATTCGTACATGCGATCGCGACGAAGGGTGACCTTCGCGCCGATCGGCATGCCTTCACGCAGCTTGAACTGCGCGATCGACTTCTTGGCGTTGATGATCACCGGCTTCTGGCCCGCGATCAGTTCCATTTCCTCGGCCGCCTTCTGGACCTTCTTCTTGTCCTGCGTGGCTTCGCCGACACCCATGTTGATGACGACTTTCTCGATCCGCGGGACCTCGAGATGGTTCTTGTAGCCGAACTTCTCGGTCATCGCCTTCACGATGCGATCGTCGTAATCGGCTTTCAGGCGAGGGGTATAATCCTTAGCCATCGATTTTCTCTCCCGAGCGCGTGGCGACACGCACCTTCTTGCCGTCGACGGTTTCGAACCGCACGCGGGTGGCCTTGCCGTCCTTGGGATCGGCCAGCGCGACCTTCGAGGCGTGCATCGGCGCTTCGCGCTTCTCCAGACCGCCGTTGGGGTCCGTCTGCGTCGGCTTCTTGTGGCGGGTGATGATGTTCACGCCGTCCACCACGACCTTGCCTTCCTTCGGCAGGACCTTGGTGACGTCGCCGGTCTTGCCCTTGTCCTTGCCGGACAGGATGACGACCGTATCGCCCTTCTTGATCTTCGCGGCCATGACTAGAGTACCTCCGGTGCCAGGCTGACGATCTTCATGTGCTTCTTGGCGCGCAGTTCGCGCACCACCGGGCCGAAGATACGGGTGCCGATCGGCTCCTCGTTCTTGTTGACCAGCACGGCGGCGTTGCCGTCGAAGCGAATGACCGAACCGTCGGAACGGCGGATGTCCTTGGCGGTCCGCACGATGACGGCGCGATGGACATCGCCCTTCTTCACCTTGCCGCGCGGGGCGGCTTCCTTCACCGACACGACGATCGTGTCGCCGACGGTGGCGAACCGGCGCTTCGAGCCGCCCAGTACCTTGATGCACTGGACGCGCTTGGCACCCGAATTGTCCGCCACGTCGAGGTTGGATTGCATCTGGATCATTTCAGATCACCCTTCCCTTACGCTTCGGTGGGCACGTCTGCGGGATCCGCAGCGGCCACACGTTCGAGCACTTTCCAGCTCTTGGTTTTCGAAATCGGCGTGCATTCCTCGATGCGCACCGTTTCGCCCTGCGAGATCTCGTTGTTCTCGTCGTGGGCGTGATACTTCTTCGACCGCTTGATGATCTTGCCGTACAGCGGGTGCTTTACCCGGCGCTCGACACGGACCACCACGGTCTTGTCGCCCTTGTCGGAGACGACCGTTCCCTGAAGGATACGTTTCGGCATTCTTCGTCTCCTATTCCGCGCTCGCCGCTTCGGCGGCGCGCTGGTTCTGAAGCGTCATGATCTGCGCGATGGTACGGCGCACTTCCCTGACGCGGGCGGGCTTCTCGAGCTGACCGGTGGCCGACTGGAAGCGCAGGTTGAACTGCTCCTTCTTCAGCTGGCTCAGCTCGTCGGCCAGCTGGTCGTCGGTCTTGGCTTTGAGATCGTCGATCTTCGCCATTACTTCTTCTCCTCGATCAGGCTCTCGCCGAAGCGGGCCACGACCTTGGTCTTGATCGGCAGCTTCTCCGCGGCACGCTCGAAAGCGGCCTTGGCGAGCGGACCGGGAACCCCGTCCAGCTCGAAGATGATGCGGCCGGGCTTGACGCGGGCGACCCAAAATTCGGGGCTGCCCTTGCCCTTGCCCATGCGGACTTCGGCCGGCTTCTTCGAAACCGGGACGTCCGGGAAGATGCGGATCCACAGACGGCCCTGGCGGCGCATGTGACGCGTGATCGCGCGGCGGGCCGCTTCGATCTGGCGCGCGGTGATGCGCTCGGGTTCCATCGCCTTCAGGCCATAAGCACCGAAATTGAGCTCGGTACCGCCCTTGGCGTTGCCGTGGATGCGGCCCTTGAAGGCCTTGCGGAATTTGGTGCGCTTCGGTTGCAGCATGTCTCTATTTCCTTACCGGCGCCGGTCGTCGCGCGCCGGGCGGACGCCCGACGTCTGCGCGTCCATCATGAGCTTTTCCTGGGCCATCGGGTCGTGACCCATGATCTCGCCCTTGAAGACCCACACCTTGATGCCGCTGACGCCATAGGCCGTGTAGGCCGTGGCTTCGGCGTAATCGACGTTGCCGCGCAGCGTGTGCAGCGGCACGCGGCCTTCGCGATACCATTCGGTTCGCGCGATTTCCGCGCCGCCCAGACGGCCCGAGCAGGTGATGCGGATACCTTCGGCACCCAGACGCAGCGCCGACTGCACCGCGCGCTTCATGGCGCGGCGGAAGGCGATGCGGCGTTCCAGCTGGTCGGCCACGCCCTGCGCGACGAGGCGCGCGTCGATTTCCGGCTTGCGGATCTCGACGATGTTCAGGCTCAGCTCGCTGTCGGTCATCTTGGCCAGCTTGGCCTTCAGCTTCTCGATGTCCGCACCCTTCTTGCCGATGATGACACCGGGGCGCGCGGCATAGATCGAGATGCGGCACAGCTTGGCCGGGCGTTCGATCACGACCTTCGAGATCGCCGCCTGCGGCAGTTCCTTCATGATGAACCGGCGGATCTTCAGATCCTCCAGCAGCTGCTGACCGTAGTCCTGGCCTTCCGCGAACCAGCGCGAGTCCCAGGTACGGTTGATCTGCAGCCGCAGGCCGATGGGGTTGCTCTTGTGACCCATTAGGCTTCTTCCTGCTCGCGAACGACGACCCGCAGACGCGAAAACGGCTTTTCGATCCGGGTCGAACGGCCGCGCGCGCGGGTTGCGAAACGCTTCATGGTGATCGACTTGCCGACTGAGGCTTCCGCCACGATCAGCGCATCGACGTCGAGATTGTGGTTGTTCTCGGCATTGGCGACGGCCGACGCGAGCACCTTGTACGCGTCCTCGGCCATTCCCTTGTTCGAGAACTTGAGGATGTTGAGCGCGTCCTCGACCTTGCGGCCGCGGATGAGGCCCGCGACGAGGTTCAGCTTGCGGCTCGACCCACGGATCATGGTGCCGGTGGCAAGCGCCTCGTTGTCGGCGACCTTGCGGGGGGATTTCGGCTTGGCCATTAGCGCTTGCCCTTCTTGTCGGCGGCGTGACCCGGGAAGCTGCGCGTCGGCGCGAACTCACCAAGCTTCATGCCGACCATCTCTTCCGAGACCGCGACCGGCACGAATTTCTTGCCGTTGTAGACGTTGAACGTGAGCCCCACGAACTGCGGGAGGATCGTCGAACGACGCGACCAGGTCTTGATCGGCTTGGCGTTCGACTGCTCCTGCGCTTCCTCGGCTTTCTTGAGGAGCGACAGTTCGACAAAGGGACCTTTCCAGACGGAACGAGCCATGTTCGTTTAGCCCTTCTTCTTGGCGTGACGCGAACGGATGATATACTTGTCCGTCTGCTTGTTCTTGCGAGTACGAGCGCCCTTGGTCGGCTTGCCCCACGGGGTCACCGGATGGCGACCGCCCGAGGTCCGGCCTTCACCACCGCCGTGCGGGTGGTCGACCGGGTTCTTCGCGACACCACGGGTCAGCGGGCGCTTGCCCTTCCAGCGGTTGCGACCGGCCTTGGCGAGCGTCGTGTTCGAATTGTCCGGGTTCGACACCGCACCGACCGAAGCCATGCAGTCCGAGCGGATGTAGCGCTGCTCGCCCGAGTTCATGCGGACGATCACCATGCCGCGGTCACGACCGACGACCTGGCAATAGGTGCCCGCGGCACGCGCGATCTGGCCGCCCTTGCCGGGCTTCAGCTCGATGTTGTGGACGATCGTGCCGACCGGCATCTGGCCGATCTTCATCGCGTTGCCCGGCTTCACGTCGACCTTTTCGCCCGCGACGACCTTGTCGCCCGGCGCCAGACGCTGCGGCGCGATGATATAGGCCTGTTCGCCGTCGCCATAGGTGACGAGCGCGATGTAGGCCGAACGGTTGGGATCATATTCCAGACGCTCGACAGTCGCTTCGCCTTCCTTGCGGCGCTTGAAGTCGACCAGACGATACTTCTGCTTGTGCCCGCCGCCGATGCCGCGCGCGGTCACGTGACCCTTGTTGTTGCGGCCGCCGGTCTTCTTCTTGCCTTCGGTCAGCGCCTTGACGGGACCGCCCTTGTGCAGACCCGAACGGTCGACGAGGACGAGACCGCGGCGTGCCGGGCTGGTCGGACGGAATTGCTTGAGTGCCATGGTTCCTTAGACCCCGCTCGTGATGTCGATCGAATCACCCTCTTTCAGGGTCACGATCGCTTTTTTCTCGTCGTTGCGCTTGTAGGGACGACCCTTCCAGCGCTTCGTCTTGCCCTTCTGGACGATGGTGTTGACCTTCGTCACCTCGACCTCGAACAGCGCTTCCACGGCAGCCTTGATCTGCGGCTTCGTGGCTTCGCCCGCGACCTTGAAGACGACCGCATTGTGCTCGGACGCCATCGTCGACTTCTCGGTGATGTGCGGGGCGAGGATCACGTCGTAGTGACGGTTCTCGACCACTTTCTTGTCTGCCTTAGCCATTGAAACGGGCCTCCAGCTTTTCCAGACCCGCGCGCGTCAGCACGAGCGTGTCGTGGCGCAGGATGTCGTACACGTTGGCGCCGACCGCAGGCATCAGGTTGATGCCCATGAGGTTCGAGCTGGCGCGGGCAAACCCGACGTTCAGCGCTTCGCCGTCGATGACCAGGTTGGTCTTGCCGAAGCCGAGCTTGTCGAGCTTGCCCTGGAGCACCTTGGTCTTGGCGTCGCCGTTCATGTCGAGATTGTCGAGGATGATCAGCTTGCCGTCCTTGGCCTTGGCCGAGAGCGCCATCTTCAGGCCCAGTGCGCGGACCTTCTTGTTGAGGCTCGAGGAGAAAGTGCGGGCGCGGGCGCCGTGCGCCTTGCCACCGCCGATGAAGATCGGGGCGCGACGCGAACCGTGACGGGCCGTACCGCCGCCCTTCTGCTTGCCGTACTTCTTGCTGGTGCGCGCCACGTCCGAACGCTCGCGGGTCGCACGCGCCGGGGCGCGGCGGTTGACGAGCTGCCAGGTGACGACGCGATGGAGGATGTCCTCGCGCGGCTCCACGCCGAAGATGCCGTCGTCGAGCGTGACGTCGTCGCCGCCCTTCTTGGCATCGAGGGTCTGTACCTTGACCTTCATGGCTTAGCCTTCCTTGCCTTCGTCGGCCTCGGGCTTGGTGTCGCCCTCGTCCTTGGCTTCTTCATTGCTGCTCGCGGTCTGCTCTTCGGCCATCGCTTCCACCTCAGCCTGGGTGAAGGTCGGCGCGGCTTCCTGCGTCGCGGCGGTTTCGATCATGCCGGCGGGCGCTTCTTCCGAGGCGACCTCGTCGGCGTTGCGGCGCATCGCGGCCGGGAACGGAACGTTCTCGGGCAGCGGCACCTTCACCGCGTCGGTGACCATCAGCCAGCCACCCTTCGAACCGGGCACGCTGCCCTTCACGAAGATGAGGCCGCGCTCCACGTCGGTGCGCACGATCATCAGATTCTGCTGGGTGCGATTACGCGCGCCCATGTGACCGGCCATCTTCTTGTTCTTGAAGACGCGGCCCGGATCCTGGCGGTTACCCGTCGAGCCGTGCGAACGGTGCGAGATCGACACGCCGTGCGTGGCGCGCAGACCGCCGAAGCCCCAGCGCTTCATGGCGCCGGCAAAGCCCTTGCCCTGCGTCACGCCCTGGATGTCGACCAGCTGGCCGGCGATGAAATGGTCCGCGGTGATGTTGGCACCCACGTCGAGCAGCGCGTCTTCGTCGACACGGAACTCGGCGAGGCGCTTCTTGGGCTCGACCTCGGCCTTGCCGAAAGCTTCGCGCTGCGGCTTGGCGACATTCTTCGCCTTCGCCTTGCCAGCACCCAGAACCACCGAAGTATAGCCGTCGCGTTCGGCTTCCCGACGGGCCACGACCTGCAGCTCTTCCAGCTGGAGGACGGTGACCGGCACATGCCGACCGTCTTCCTGGAACAAGCGGGTCATCCCCATCTTTTTCGCGATCACGCCAGTGCGCATGACCTAAAACTCCCATCAGAGGCACGCCGACGACAGACCGTCTTCGACGTGCTTGCGACCCATCAATGTATGCGAACCCCCGCTCGGGTCGTTCCTTCCGATGGGAAGGAGGCGGGGGACGCAGTCCACGGCCGATGCCGTGCGGTATCCCTTGTGCTTCCGTCCGGCATGAACCGGGCGAGGCGCTCATCGCGTATCGCGAAAAGCGCCTTTGTCAAAACAACCAAGTGGCTGAGTTGACGCGGCCTTTAGGCCAGTTTGATCTCCACGTCCACCCCTGCGGCGAGATCGAGCTTCATCAAAGCATCGACCGTCTGCGGCGTGGGCTGCACGATATCGAGCAGCCGCTTGTAGGTGCGGACCTCGAACTGCTCGCGCGACTTCTTGTCGATGTGCGGCGAGCGGTTCACGGTGAACTTCTCGATGCGCGTCGGCAGCGGAATGGGACCGCGGATGAGGGCACCCGTGCGGCGTGCGGTATCGGCGATATCGCCAGTTGCCTGGTCGAGAACCCGATGGTCGAAAGCCTTCAGACGAATGCGAATATTCTGCGTTTCCATGTCCACTCACCGATGCGAAAGAGCCAAGGCTGTTTCCAGCCCAAAAAAACAAGAGGCCAATCCCGCTTCTGCCCGGCGTACCGGAACGGGCGACCTCCCTAAAACTTGTGCGACAAGGGACGAATCCCCGTCTGTGAGGGCGCGTCTACAGTCGGTGGGGAGCGAGATCAACCCCCCTTGTAGGTCAGCTGGCGTAAGAATTGGCCGATTGAGGCGACATCCGACTGCAGGAAGCGTAGGATTGCGCCGGCCCGCCGACGAGGTGCGGAGGTGCGGCTCGGGTCAGCGATCCTGTGGCAAGGGCAGCCGCATCAGGATCTCGTCATAGTATCTATCGTCGATCTTGATGTCCCTACTCTCGCGGCCATATTCGCGGAAACCCGCACCGACATAGAGGCGTATAGCCACGTCGTTTTCGGCGACGACCGTCAGGATCACCTCTTCGAATTGCCCGCGCGCATGCGAGAGGCTGGCATCGAGCAGCCGTTTTCCGATGCCGAGGGCACGCCGGTCTGGATCGACGAACATTCCCCAAAGGATCACCTTGTGCCGGAGCTTTACCTTGGCGCGCAAAGCCAGTCCCACGCACCCGACCAACGCCCCCTCGGTCCACGCGCCAAACAGCATTCCCTCGCTCACCCGCTGGCCCCACTCGTCATCGGAAAGACTGGCTTCCTCGGTGAACGATGCGCCGAACGATTCTGGGTTCGATTCCAGCGCGGAGAGTCGCAGCGCCCTATAGGCAGCGACCTGATCGGGTCCGAGACGTGAAACGCTGAAATTCACCGGTTTGCATCCTTCGGGCCCCTTTCAGTTATCATTGTCCGTGCCGGACACAAGCGCAGTCACGCGCTGCGAGTGGAGCGCCCGGCATCTGAGCGGCCCACGCAGAAACGAAAAAGGCCCGGCGCTTCCATCGAAGCACCGGGCCTTTTTCTTGTCGAACGCTCCTTGAAGGAGCGCGCGAGGCTTACGCGGTGATCTTGCCGACCACGCCCGCGCCGACCGTACGGCCGCCTTCGCGGATGGCGAAGCGCAGGCCCTGGTCCATGGCGATCGGAGCGATCAGCTTGACGCCGAGCGACACGTTGTCGCCGGGCATGACCATTTCCGTGCCTTCGGGCAGCGTGATTTCACCGGTCACGTCGGTCGTCCGGAAGTAGAACTGCGGACGGTAGTTGGCGAAGAACGGCGTGTGACGGCCGCCTTCGTCCTTCGACAGGACGTAGACTTCGGCTTCGAAATCGGTGTGCGGCGTGATCGAACCCGGCTTGGCCAGAACCTGGCCACGCTCGACTTCTTCACGGCCGACGCCGCGGATCAGCGCGCCGACATTGTCGCCCGCCTGGCCCTGGTCGAGCAGCTTGCGGAACATTTCGACGCCGGTCACGGTCGTCTTGGTCGTGTCCTTGATGCCGACGATTTCGACTTCGTCACCCACGTTCACGATGCCGGTTTCAATACGACCGGTCACCACGGTGCCGCGGCCCGAGATCGAGAACACGTCTTCGATCGGCATGAGGAAGTCCTTGTCGAGCGGACGATCCGGCTCGGGGATCCACTCGTCAACCGCCGCCATCAGCTTCAGGATCGCGTCCTGGCCGATTTCGCGGTTGGAGTCTTCCAGGGCGGCCAGCGCCGAACCGGCGATGATCGGAATGTTGTCGCCGTCGAAGTCGCGCTTGGAAAGTTCTTCGCGGATTTCGAGTTCGACGAGTTCGAGCAGCTCGGGATCGTCGACCTGGTCGACCTTGTTGAGCCACACGACCATCGTGGGAACGCCGACCTGCTTGGCGAGCAGGATGTGCTCCTTGGT from Sphingomicrobium sp. XHP0239 encodes:
- a CDS encoding 50S ribosomal protein L23 is translated as MAKADKKVVENRHYDVILAPHITEKSTMASEHNAVVFKVAGEATKPQIKAAVEALFEVEVTKVNTIVQKGKTKRWKGRPYKRNDEKKAIVTLKEGDSIDITSGV
- the rplD gene encoding 50S ribosomal protein L4, translated to MKVKVQTLDAKKGGDDVTLDDGIFGVEPREDILHRVVTWQLVNRRAPARATRERSDVARTSKKYGKQKGGGTARHGSRRAPIFIGGGKAHGARARTFSSSLNKKVRALGLKMALSAKAKDGKLIILDNLDMNGDAKTKVLQGKLDKLGFGKTNLVIDGEALNVGFARASSNLMGINLMPAVGANVYDILRHDTLVLTRAGLEKLEARFNG
- the rplC gene encoding 50S ribosomal protein L3, with translation MRTGVIAKKMGMTRLFQEDGRHVPVTVLQLEELQVVARREAERDGYTSVVLGAGKAKAKNVAKPQREAFGKAEVEPKKRLAEFRVDEDALLDVGANITADHFIAGQLVDIQGVTQGKGFAGAMKRWGFGGLRATHGVSISHRSHGSTGNRQDPGRVFKNKKMAGHMGARNRTQQNLMIVRTDVERGLIFVKGSVPGSKGGWLMVTDAVKVPLPENVPFPAAMRRNADEVASEEAPAGMIETAATQEAAPTFTQAEVEAMAEEQTASSNEEAKDEGDTKPEADEGKEG
- the rpsJ gene encoding 30S ribosomal protein S10, with product METQNIRIRLKAFDHRVLDQATGDIADTARRTGALIRGPIPLPTRIEKFTVNRSPHIDKKSREQFEVRTYKRLLDIVQPTPQTVDALMKLDLAAGVDVEIKLA
- a CDS encoding GNAT family N-acetyltransferase translates to MNFSVSRLGPDQVAAYRALRLSALESNPESFGASFTEEASLSDDEWGQRVSEGMLFGAWTEGALVGCVGLALRAKVKLRHKVILWGMFVDPDRRALGIGKRLLDASLSHARGQFEEVILTVVAENDVAIRLYVGAGFREYGRESRDIKIDDRYYDEILMRLPLPQDR
- the tuf gene encoding elongation factor Tu; the protein is MAKAKFERNKPHVNIGTIGHVDHGKTSLTAAITKTLAESGTGTAVDFANIDKAPEERERGITISTAHVEYETEKRHYAHVDCPGHADYVKNMITGAAQMDGAILVVSAADGPMPQTKEHILLAKQVGVPTMVVWLNKVDQVDDPELLELVELEIREELSKRDFDGDNIPIIAGSALAALEDSNREIGQDAILKLMAAVDEWIPEPDRPLDKDFLMPIEDVFSISGRGTVVTGRIETGIVNVGDEVEIVGIKDTTKTTVTGVEMFRKLLDQGQAGDNVGALIRGVGREEVERGQVLAKPGSITPHTDFEAEVYVLSKDEGGRHTPFFANYRPQFYFRTTDVTGEITLPEGTEMVMPGDNVSLGVKLIAPIAMDQGLRFAIREGGRTVGAGVVGKITA